The Immundisolibacter sp. region GTCTAGCAGATCGGTTGGACTCGGCCGCTCTGATAGACTGCCCGCCCCCACCGGCAGGCTACTAGGCGACTGTCGTGGGCACCCCGCCATCACACACGGCTGCTTCACCATCCGTAGCGTCGTGCGACTGCCTACGCCATCCTTATCCGCGGAGTTCCGTTAACCTCATGCAGGCTGTCATTTTGAGTGCTGGTCAGGGCCGGCGTCTGCTACCCCTTACCGCCGATCGCCCGAAATGCCTGATCGATCTGCACGGCAAAACCCTGCTGCAGTGGCAACTGGACGCATTGCTTGAGGCCGGCATCGGCCCCATTACCGTGGTAACTGGCTATGCCAGCGAGGCGGTAGAGGCAGTACTAGCCAAGCACTACCGCAAGCAACCGGTGCGGGTGCAGTTCAACCCCTTTTTCCAGGTAGCGGATAATCTGGGCAGTTGCTGGATCGCTCGGGAAGCATTTTCTGACCAACTGCTGCTCCTGAATGGCGACACCGTGTTCGAACCCGCGGTGGTGGCGCGCGTGTTGGGCGCGCCGGCAACCACCATCCGGCTGACCATCGACCGCAAGGCGCAGTACGACGATGACGACATGAAAGTCATTGTCGATGGCGAGCGGCTGCTGCGCATCGGCAAACATCT contains the following coding sequences:
- a CDS encoding NTP transferase domain-containing protein, which produces MQAVILSAGQGRRLLPLTADRPKCLIDLHGKTLLQWQLDALLEAGIGPITVVTGYASEAVEAVLAKHYRKQPVRVQFNPFFQVADNLGSCWIAREAFSDQLLLLNGDTVFEPAVVARVLGAPATTIRLTIDRKAQYDDDDMKVIVDGERLLRIGKHLPADAVDAESIGMLRFSADGARHFQHAVELALREPDGLRWWYLSVIDRLADQNLVSTCSIEGLRWAEVDFPRDLDAARAVVMQV